GGTGACGTGGGATCCACCGCGACAATTCCCACCCGCAACCCGGCCGTGCGATAGGTCCTGGCCAATCGCGTGGTCAAGGTACTCTTGCCCGCCCCCGGTGGTCCGGTGATACCGATGCGACGGGCCCGACCGACCAGCGGGTGAATGGCCGAGAGCAACTGATCGAATCCCGGCCGATGGTTCTCGACGATGCTGACCGCGCGGGCGAGGGCCGCGGTGGTGCCTGCCCGGAAACCCTCGAGCACGCGGTCGATGGAGGTCGTCACGTGGTCGGTGAGTTCACACCGTCAGACGACGGCTCGTCGTGTTCATCGCGAATCTCTCCCACCAGTTCCTCCAACAGATCCTCTAAGGTCACCAGCCCCACCAGATGCGCGTGCTCATCATAGACGATCGCCAACTGCCGACGGGCCCGCAGCAATTCAAACAACAACTCGTTGGCCGGCTTTGCGGGCGTGGCGTGGCTCACCGGCCGCAGCGCTGGCATGCGCTCCCCCGCCAACTTGAACACGTCGAAGACATGGATCATGCCCACGATATTGTCGAGGGACTCGCGAAAGAGGGGCACCCGGCTATAGCCGGATTGGGCCATCCGTTCGGCCACGTCGCGCGCGGAGAGGGCGCTGTCAAGCGCGAACACCTCTGAGCGCGGGGTCATGACATCCGCCACGGTCTTCTCGCCGAACTGCATGACGCCGGAAATGATCGCCATCTCCTCGGTCTCCGCCATGCCCTCAAATGCGCCGTCGCGCAGCAAATCCTCAAGCCCCTCGCGCATCTCGTGCTCCGCACGCGGCGGCTGCCGCACGATGATCCGCGTTGTCGCCTGTGCAATCCGCAGAAACGGCGTCACGCACAGGTCCACCAGACGAAGCATCGGCACCAGCACCGGCACCAGCTGTGG
This genomic window from Gemmatimonadaceae bacterium contains:
- a CDS encoding DUF21 domain-containing protein; translation: MPVFSLFSMLAVVAVLTTAATAVRAVSRLWLRHWIEHRQPATPAMRHYLERPARLAHAAGTGITLTVFAWGAILAGTEGAHPWALARDAVVGLLLLLVVGQLIPRAIGRRWAPQLVPVLVPMLRLVDLCVTPFLRIAQATTRIIVRQPPRAEHEMREGLEDLLRDGAFEGMAETEEMAIISGVMQFGEKTVADVMTPRSEVFALDSALSARDVAERMAQSGYSRVPLFRESLDNIVGMIHVFDVFKLAGERMPALRPVSHATPAKPANELLFELLRARRQLAIVYDEHAHLVGLVTLEDLLEELVGEIRDEHDEPSSDGVNSPTT